In the uncultured Methanobacterium sp. genome, one interval contains:
- a CDS encoding indole-3-glycerol-phosphate synthase, which yields MKFADIIRERERLLEIRKKYQPLAELKENIKRIKLRTDFKKSLIKEDDVSIICEYKPASPSLGKISQLTVGDVVPLFEEGGASAVSVLTEESYFKSNIDNLKLACRITRLPLLRKDFILDPYQIYEARAYGASAVLLMADIYPDLKEGIEICKYLDMYALVECKNPEEIEKAVKAGAEVIGINNRDFNDFKIDLGRTEKLASYVPSNITLVSESGVQSPEDVNFLSKLGVDALLVGSSIMKSSHILEKVNSLVLAGKNSKTPRQKR from the coding sequence ATGAAATTCGCTGACATAATCCGAGAAAGGGAAAGGTTGCTGGAGATAAGGAAAAAATATCAACCACTGGCTGAACTTAAAGAAAACATTAAACGGATTAAGCTTCGAACAGATTTTAAAAAATCACTAATTAAAGAAGATGATGTTTCTATTATCTGCGAGTACAAACCAGCATCCCCTTCCCTTGGCAAAATCAGCCAGCTTACAGTGGGTGATGTGGTTCCCCTGTTTGAGGAAGGAGGGGCCAGTGCAGTGAGTGTGCTGACTGAAGAATCATATTTTAAAAGCAACATTGACAATCTGAAACTGGCCTGCAGAATAACCCGACTTCCCCTACTTCGCAAGGATTTCATCCTGGATCCCTATCAGATCTACGAAGCCCGGGCCTACGGTGCAAGTGCAGTTCTTTTAATGGCCGACATATATCCAGATCTGAAGGAAGGGATTGAAATATGCAAATACCTGGATATGTATGCCCTGGTGGAATGTAAAAACCCTGAAGAAATAGAAAAAGCCGTTAAAGCCGGAGCAGAAGTAATAGGGATAAACAATAGGGACTTCAATGATTTTAAGATTGATCTAGGGAGAACCGAAAAACTGGCCAGTTACGTGCCCTCAAATATCACCCTGGTATCAGAAAGTGGAGTTCAAAGCCCGGAAGATGTGAATTTCCTATCTAAACTGGGCGTAGATGCCCTTCTGGTGGGAAGCAGTATTATGAAATCTTCCCATATCCTGGAAAAAGTTAACAGCCTGGTACTTGCAGGGAAAAATTCCAAAACCCCAAGACAAAAGAGATGA
- a CDS encoding phosphoribosylanthranilate isomerase produces the protein MNIKICGIRRKEDLSTCLKAGADLMGFINIKRSKRMVEIQDIKELTSFMKDKTKAVLVIEPKNMADAKERIDKTGLKNIQLHSLSAGEIDRLKKDYQLNRATEENQQIREEHMIEDNNGDLTVTRALGLSEVMYPEKIKEIQDFANICDYILFDYEVKGKTGGTGRCIPTKTAIEAAKIAKDVNSNLKLFLAGGMDKKRIEEESETLEKFFDFVDVNSGVEDEPGVKNAAKIMELMKIKELKN, from the coding sequence ATGAATATTAAAATCTGTGGAATACGCCGAAAAGAAGACCTTTCAACTTGTTTAAAAGCTGGCGCAGACTTAATGGGATTTATCAACATCAAAAGATCCAAAAGAATGGTTGAAATTCAAGACATCAAAGAATTAACCTCATTTATGAAGGATAAAACGAAGGCGGTGCTTGTAATTGAGCCCAAAAATATGGCGGATGCCAAGGAAAGGATAGATAAAACAGGATTGAAGAATATACAACTCCATTCCCTCTCGGCTGGTGAGATAGATAGGTTGAAAAAAGATTATCAACTAAACAGGGCAACAGAGGAAAATCAACAAATTAGGGAAGAACATATGATTGAAGATAATAACGGGGATTTAACAGTTACCAGGGCCCTGGGATTATCAGAAGTAATGTATCCTGAAAAAATTAAGGAAATTCAAGATTTTGCCAACATCTGCGATTATATTCTCTTTGATTACGAAGTTAAAGGGAAAACAGGTGGAACTGGAAGATGTATCCCCACAAAAACAGCTATTGAAGCTGCAAAAATTGCAAAGGATGTCAACTCTAATTTAAAACTATTCCTGGCCGGAGGAATGGATAAAAAAAGGATTGAAGAGGAATCAGAGACCCTGGAAAAATTCTTTGACTTTGTGGATGTTAACTCCGGAGTGGAAGATGAACCCGGGGTTAAAAATGCTGCTAAAATAATGGAATTAATGAAAATCAAGGAATTGAAAAATTAA
- the trpB gene encoding tryptophan synthase subunit beta, with protein sequence MINDGKFGKYGGIFVPELLIPALEELEKAFLKYKDDEKFNQELDYYLKEFAGRPTALYYARNLSEKLGCKIYLKREDMLHTGAHKINNTIGQGLLAKYMGKTRLIAETGAGQHGIATAVVGSLLGIPVEVYMGTNDVERQKLNVLRMELSGAKVLPVDAGSRTLKDAINDAFRDWTSSVEHTHYLIGTTMGPHPYPTMVKHFQSVIGREARAEILEKEGELPDAVIACVGGGSNSIGIFSGFVDDEAVELIGVEGGGDGIKTPRTGATLCKGTEGVLHGSFSYVLQNNDGQISEAYSVSAGLDYPGVGPEHAYLHSSGRANYVAVTDKEALRGFELLSKYEGIIPALESSHAVAYMEKYAKMPENKGKTIVVNLSGRGDKDMFLVASELGVDL encoded by the coding sequence ATGATAAATGATGGAAAATTTGGTAAATATGGGGGAATATTCGTTCCAGAACTCCTTATACCTGCCCTGGAGGAGCTGGAGAAGGCCTTCCTGAAATACAAGGATGATGAAAAATTCAACCAGGAACTTGATTACTACTTAAAGGAATTCGCAGGACGACCCACTGCCCTGTACTATGCCCGTAATCTTTCAGAAAAATTGGGATGTAAAATATACCTTAAAAGAGAGGATATGCTCCACACTGGAGCTCATAAAATAAACAATACAATAGGGCAGGGACTTCTAGCCAAATATATGGGTAAAACTAGATTAATCGCTGAAACTGGTGCTGGTCAACATGGTATTGCCACTGCAGTGGTGGGATCCCTACTGGGAATTCCAGTAGAAGTTTACATGGGAACAAACGATGTGGAAAGACAGAAATTGAATGTCCTGAGAATGGAACTATCCGGGGCCAAGGTTTTACCGGTTGATGCTGGTTCACGCACCCTGAAAGATGCTATAAATGATGCTTTCCGGGACTGGACTTCCAGTGTGGAACATACCCATTACCTGATCGGTACCACCATGGGCCCCCACCCCTACCCCACCATGGTTAAACACTTCCAGAGCGTGATTGGCAGGGAAGCCCGGGCTGAAATCCTTGAAAAAGAGGGTGAACTTCCAGATGCAGTTATTGCCTGTGTTGGCGGAGGTAGTAATTCTATAGGAATCTTTTCAGGATTCGTGGATGATGAGGCAGTTGAACTCATTGGAGTTGAAGGAGGAGGAGATGGAATCAAAACCCCCAGAACCGGTGCAACCTTATGTAAAGGTACCGAAGGCGTGCTCCATGGATCATTCTCATATGTGCTCCAGAATAACGATGGTCAAATATCTGAAGCCTACTCAGTATCCGCAGGCCTGGACTACCCTGGAGTAGGTCCAGAACATGCCTACCTCCACAGCAGTGGCAGGGCAAATTACGTTGCAGTAACTGATAAAGAAGCCCTCCGTGGTTTTGAACTGCTCTCCAAATATGAAGGTATTATCCCTGCCCTTGAAAGTTCCCATGCTGTTGCTTACATGGAGAAATATGCTAAGATGCCTGAAAATAAGGGTAAAACCATTGTGGTTAACCTTTCCGGACGAGGAGACAAGGATATGTTTTTAGTTGCCAGTGAACTGGGGGTGGACTTATGA
- the trpA gene encoding tryptophan synthase subunit alpha codes for MNTKEAESYQDMFARVKSKNEGAFIPFIVAGDPDFDTSLEIVKTFVENGADALEIGFAFSDPVADGPTVQDSDLRALKSGMTTKRGFEFIKKIREFTPIPIGLLVYYNLIYKMGVNQFYEAAFESGVNAILAADLPPEESEDAICASKEYGVQQIFMAAQTTSNERLEKISKLCDGFLYVVAVMGVTGARGNLQTSSVDLIKRVRSHTDLPLSVGFGISKPEHVASVISAGADGAIVASAILDLVTENLEDKKIMLDEIGSFCRDLKEATRK; via the coding sequence ATGAATACAAAAGAAGCAGAAAGCTACCAGGATATGTTTGCCCGGGTTAAATCCAAAAATGAGGGTGCTTTCATTCCATTTATAGTGGCGGGAGACCCTGACTTTGACACCTCCCTGGAGATAGTGAAAACCTTCGTGGAAAATGGTGCTGATGCCCTGGAGATAGGATTTGCTTTCAGTGACCCGGTTGCTGATGGTCCCACAGTTCAGGATTCCGATTTAAGGGCACTTAAATCTGGTATGACCACCAAGAGGGGATTTGAATTTATCAAAAAAATCAGAGAATTCACACCCATACCCATTGGCCTGCTGGTGTACTACAACCTGATTTACAAGATGGGTGTTAACCAGTTCTATGAAGCTGCCTTTGAAAGTGGAGTGAACGCTATTTTAGCAGCAGATTTACCCCCTGAAGAATCAGAAGATGCGATTTGTGCCTCCAAAGAGTATGGGGTTCAGCAGATCTTCATGGCTGCCCAGACTACCAGCAATGAAAGGTTGGAAAAAATTTCCAAACTCTGTGATGGATTTCTGTACGTGGTGGCAGTTATGGGAGTTACTGGAGCAAGAGGGAATCTCCAGACAAGTTCTGTAGACCTTATTAAGAGGGTAAGAAGTCATACCGACCTTCCACTGAGTGTTGGTTTTGGTATTTCCAAACCAGAACACGTTGCCAGTGTGATCAGTGCCGGGGCAGATGGAGCCATTGTGGCCAGTGCCATACTGGATCTCGTAACTGAAAATCTAGAGGATAAAAAGATAATGCTGGATGAAATTGGGTCTTTCTGTCGCGACCTCAAGGAAGCAACCCGGAAGTAA
- the trpD gene encoding anthranilate phosphoribosyltransferase: protein MIAECLSKVTSRQDLSEDEAYECMVEMMGGQSSDMEMAAFLSALATKGEVVDEITGFVKAMREFSIKVSPQLDEPLVDTCGTGGDSFKTFNISTIATLIAAASGVPIAKHGNRAISSKCGGADILEAMGVNINCDAAGVEFCLENAGIGFMFAPNFHPAMKQVMPVRRQLGIRTVFNILGPLTSPASADIHLMGVFHPDYVELIAQVLKNLGVKRAMVMHGFDEAGHPALDEISLIGKTTAAILDNGKIEVLQIYPEDFGLQTVDKDLIRAQDTLSENLEIAMEVLEGKMENPAQKARMDICLANAGAILFLAGKARDLKEGVELARENIHNGYALEKLQEFVRVSNDSEQSKATNHNSV, encoded by the coding sequence ATGATTGCAGAATGTTTAAGTAAGGTAACCTCCAGGCAGGATCTAAGTGAAGATGAAGCTTATGAGTGTATGGTGGAAATGATGGGTGGTCAGTCAAGTGATATGGAGATGGCTGCATTTCTATCGGCACTGGCCACTAAAGGTGAAGTTGTTGATGAGATAACCGGATTTGTTAAGGCCATGCGTGAGTTTTCCATCAAGGTGTCCCCCCAGTTGGACGAACCACTGGTTGACACCTGCGGTACTGGGGGAGATAGCTTTAAAACATTTAATATCAGCACCATTGCCACCCTAATTGCAGCAGCATCTGGTGTTCCCATTGCCAAACATGGAAACCGTGCTATAAGCAGTAAATGTGGTGGTGCGGATATTTTGGAGGCCATGGGAGTGAATATAAATTGTGATGCAGCTGGTGTGGAGTTTTGCCTGGAAAATGCAGGGATAGGGTTCATGTTTGCCCCTAACTTCCATCCCGCCATGAAACAGGTTATGCCTGTACGCAGACAGCTGGGTATTCGCACGGTTTTCAATATTTTAGGACCATTAACTTCCCCAGCCAGTGCAGATATCCATCTCATGGGTGTTTTCCATCCAGACTACGTGGAGTTAATTGCCCAGGTCCTCAAAAATTTAGGAGTTAAAAGGGCCATGGTAATGCATGGTTTTGATGAAGCGGGCCACCCAGCCCTGGATGAAATTTCCCTCATTGGCAAAACTACCGCCGCAATTCTGGATAATGGTAAAATAGAAGTCCTTCAAATTTATCCAGAAGATTTTGGGCTTCAAACAGTTGACAAAGATTTGATCCGGGCTCAGGATACTCTTTCAGAAAACCTGGAGATTGCAATGGAAGTTCTGGAGGGGAAAATGGAAAATCCTGCTCAGAAGGCAAGGATGGATATCTGTCTAGCCAATGCAGGGGCTATCCTTTTCCTGGCAGGCAAGGCCCGTGACCTTAAAGAGGGAGTGGAGTTAGCCCGAGAAAACATCCATAACGGATATGCCCTGGAAAAATTGCAGGAGTTTGTGAGAGTTAGCAATGATTCAGAGCAATCTAAAGCAACAAATCACAACAGTGTCTAG
- a CDS encoding cation-translocating P-type ATPase, with amino-acid sequence MSKDNQHNHQHNSPHNHQHNSKQNSKQCTEDENSPDTCSCCGGDLFEEKQPRWKYKPLLIIITSAVIFAVGIILENFLNQGLLAEVAFLAVVVVAGFEIIKGAFKGLLKLRFNMNLLITIAAAGAFLIGHGEEGAAVMFLFYVAEFLEDYASERARSSIAALLKLAPDTAHVIRNGQELEIHTHAVKLDEKMVVRPGDKVPLDGLVVKGVSAVDQSPITGESMPVTKKEGDEVFAGSINTEGYLEIRVTRKSDETIISRIIELVRESKNKKSKTEAFIDRFATYYTPTVIFTAVLVALIPPFFLNMSFDEWFYRALVLLVVSCPCALAISTPVSMVSGITAATKNGVLIKGGEYVEEMKNVKAMVFDKTGTLTEGRLEVANIISFNDNSQEDILQLAASLESHSKHPLARAILQKATDEGLKLEEVHNFKSITGTGLKGEIRGKTFYVGNKTLFKNSGIINERESQDNDILENNDILEKISGYETEGKTTILLGTKQEVLGLMVLMDRIRDDASETVKFLKNNGIRTVMLTGDNEGTARRVASQLGLDEYYHSLLPEDKVSKIDELVEHYGHVAMVGDGVNDAPALARANIGIAMGAAGSDVAIETADVALMHDDLSKLEYLLKLSQKTMGVVQQNVALSILVKSSFAIMAVLGLVTLWMAVGIGDMGLSLAVILNAIRIGSQKIQ; translated from the coding sequence ATGTCAAAAGACAATCAACATAATCATCAGCATAACTCTCCGCACAATCATCAGCATAACTCTAAGCAAAATTCTAAGCAATGTACAGAAGACGAAAATTCACCCGATACTTGTAGCTGCTGTGGAGGGGACCTGTTTGAGGAAAAACAGCCCCGGTGGAAGTATAAACCTTTATTAATCATTATTACCTCTGCTGTAATCTTTGCAGTGGGAATAATACTTGAAAATTTCCTGAACCAGGGGCTCCTTGCTGAGGTTGCATTCCTGGCTGTGGTGGTAGTGGCTGGTTTTGAAATAATTAAAGGGGCATTTAAAGGTTTGTTGAAGCTCCGTTTCAACATGAACTTGCTCATAACCATTGCAGCTGCTGGGGCATTTTTGATTGGTCATGGTGAAGAAGGTGCTGCAGTGATGTTCCTGTTCTATGTGGCTGAGTTTCTGGAGGACTATGCCAGTGAAAGAGCACGCAGCTCAATAGCAGCCCTCCTTAAACTAGCACCTGACACTGCACATGTCATTAGAAATGGCCAGGAACTTGAAATCCATACACATGCCGTGAAGTTGGATGAGAAAATGGTGGTCCGTCCTGGTGACAAGGTACCTCTGGATGGATTGGTGGTCAAGGGTGTATCGGCAGTGGATCAATCTCCCATAACCGGGGAAAGCATGCCCGTCACCAAAAAAGAGGGTGATGAGGTCTTTGCAGGTTCAATCAACACTGAAGGCTACCTGGAAATAAGGGTAACCAGAAAGTCAGATGAAACCATTATATCCCGAATAATAGAACTGGTTCGTGAATCTAAAAATAAAAAATCAAAAACAGAAGCATTCATTGACCGCTTTGCCACATATTACACTCCCACAGTTATCTTTACCGCGGTATTAGTGGCATTAATACCTCCATTCTTCCTGAACATGTCTTTTGATGAATGGTTCTACCGGGCCCTGGTTTTGCTGGTGGTATCCTGCCCCTGTGCACTGGCAATATCCACCCCAGTTTCCATGGTTTCCGGGATCACCGCTGCCACAAAAAACGGTGTTCTAATAAAAGGCGGAGAATACGTGGAGGAAATGAAGAATGTAAAGGCAATGGTCTTTGATAAAACAGGAACCTTAACCGAAGGTCGCCTGGAAGTGGCAAATATCATCAGCTTCAATGACAATTCCCAAGAGGATATTTTACAATTAGCTGCGTCCCTGGAATCACATTCCAAACATCCCCTGGCCAGAGCCATACTCCAAAAAGCAACAGATGAAGGATTAAAACTGGAAGAGGTTCATAACTTCAAATCCATCACCGGGACCGGTTTAAAAGGTGAGATCAGGGGAAAAACATTCTATGTGGGAAATAAAACCCTCTTTAAAAATTCAGGTATTATAAATGAAAGGGAATCTCAGGATAATGATATTCTGGAGAATAACGATATTCTGGAGAAAATAAGTGGATATGAGACTGAAGGTAAAACCACCATCTTGCTGGGAACCAAACAGGAGGTTCTGGGGTTAATGGTTTTGATGGATCGCATCAGGGATGATGCCTCAGAAACTGTCAAATTCCTTAAAAACAATGGTATCAGGACGGTCATGCTCACTGGTGATAATGAGGGCACTGCCCGGAGGGTGGCATCCCAGTTAGGTCTGGATGAATATTACCACAGTCTCCTGCCAGAGGATAAAGTTAGTAAGATAGATGAACTGGTTGAGCACTATGGGCATGTGGCCATGGTGGGTGATGGTGTTAACGATGCACCTGCCCTGGCAAGGGCCAATATAGGAATTGCCATGGGTGCCGCAGGTTCAGATGTGGCCATTGAAACTGCAGATGTGGCCCTGATGCATGATGATCTGTCCAAACTGGAATATCTTTTAAAACTGAGCCAGAAGACAATGGGTGTGGTGCAGCAGAATGTGGCACTCTCCATACTGGTTAAAAGTTCCTTTGCCATCATGGCAGTGTTGGGTTTGGTGACACTGTGGATGGCGGTGGGAATTGGAGATATGGGCCTTAGCCTGGCAGTTATACTCAACGCTATCCGTATAGGCAGTCAGAAAATCCAGTAA